The following proteins are encoded in a genomic region of Methanomassiliicoccales archaeon:
- a CDS encoding biotin/lipoate A/B protein ligase family protein, which produces MLRNRWRVLRYEPKAAAYNMALDEAIAEAVKFRVAGPTIRFYGWEPAAVSIGRFQDLEEVVDLEQCRKLGVQVVRRSTGGGAVFHDRGKEITYSVVCLEEMMPRDINEAYREIGGWLVNALKLIGIEGTFEPINDVLVNGKKISGSAQSRRQGIFLQHGTLMYDLDRVRMFSVLKVPPDKLRPQGIEGPAERVTSVREQKKVPWEFAVAAMVNAFILNKQWYIGDLTQDELARAEQISRERYSNEDWTSGA; this is translated from the coding sequence ATGCTGAGGAACAGGTGGAGGGTGCTGCGCTACGAGCCGAAAGCTGCGGCTTACAACATGGCCCTGGATGAGGCCATCGCCGAGGCGGTGAAGTTTCGCGTCGCCGGTCCGACCATCAGGTTCTACGGCTGGGAACCGGCGGCGGTGAGCATCGGGCGCTTCCAGGACCTGGAGGAGGTCGTGGACCTCGAGCAATGCCGCAAGCTCGGCGTCCAAGTGGTTCGCCGCAGCACCGGAGGCGGCGCCGTCTTCCACGACCGCGGAAAGGAGATCACCTACAGCGTCGTATGCCTCGAGGAGATGATGCCCCGGGACATCAACGAGGCCTACCGGGAGATAGGCGGTTGGCTGGTCAACGCCCTGAAGCTCATCGGCATCGAGGGGACCTTCGAGCCGATAAACGACGTGCTGGTGAACGGGAAGAAGATAAGCGGGAGCGCGCAATCCCGGCGGCAGGGCATCTTCCTGCAGCACGGCACTCTCATGTACGACCTGGACCGCGTGCGGATGTTCTCGGTATTGAAGGTCCCCCCGGACAAGCTGAGGCCCCAGGGGATAGAGGGACCGGCCGAGCGGGTCACCAGCGTGAGGGAGCAGAAGAAGGTGCCTTGGGAGTTCGCCGTGGCTGCCATGGTCAACGCCTTCATCCTGAACAAGCAGTGGTACATCGGAGATCTGACCCAGGACGAACTGGCCCGGGCCGAACAGATATCCCGGGAAAGATATTCCAACGAGGACTGGACCAGCGGTGCCTAA